One stretch of Kwoniella pini CBS 10737 chromosome 3, complete sequence DNA includes these proteins:
- a CDS encoding DNA ligase D, 3'-phosphoesterase domain-containing protein: protein MWTLHLLKNNKSKYEPQISLTEDVVHHEDKEEERIGIWGFTKTEIDRFPALKKRNFWCIQRHSATAMHYDLRMQIDGGTISWAVPKGLIGISKNGESSRLAVETTIHPISYTTYEGADGRNFSAGRKGGTLLWDIGEYLITKSSSAADSTSDEDRPSRPSKRRRKGTVESDENSEDPDGKYQEDLLRQYLHKKVGYGKSRSIHFVLRGGKKMTNHHFILVLAASHAHTFSASGQIKKTWFLRLPKEVDEYPWDQGGEEGDFWGRSVKTGRTLKEVTAGYVARPERWKKEEERFASWFGDDD from the exons ATGTGGACTTTACATTTGCTCAAGAACAATAAGTCCAAATATGAACCTCAAATATCACTGACGGAAGATGTGGTTCACCATGAGGataaagaggaagaaaggattGGTATATGGGGATTTACAAAGACTGAGATTGATAGATTTCCTGCTTTGAAAAAGAGGAATTTCTGGTGTATACAAAGACATTCCGCAACGG CAATGCATTATGATCTTAGAATGCAAATTGATGGAGGAACTATCAGTTGGGCTGTACCAAAAGGATTAATTGGAATTTCGAAAAATGGTGAATCAAGTAGATTAGCTGTTGAAACAACTATACATCCTATAAGTTATACAACATATGAAG GTGCCGACGGTAGAA ATTTCTCTGCTGGTAGAAAAGGAGGAACAC TACTTTGGGATATAGGAGAATACTTAATTaccaaatcatcttctgcagCTGACTCCACATCAGACGAAGACCGACCTTCAAGACCTTCCAagcgaagaagaaagggaaCAGTCGAATCCGACGAGAACAGCGAGGATCC AGATGGGAAATACCAAGAAGATTTATTGAGACAATATTTACATAAAAAAGTGGGTTATGGGAAAAGTAGAAGTATCCACTTCGTTTTGAGAGGTGGAAAGAAAATGACGAATCACC ACTTCATTCTTGTTTTAGCGGCTTCTCATGCTCATACATTCTCTGCATCTGGTCAAATTAAAAAGACATGGTTTCTACGTTTACCTAAAGAAGTCGATGAATATCCTTGGGATCaaggtggtgaagaaggtgatttttGGGGAAGAAGCGTTAAGA CTGGTAGAACGCTAAAAGAAGTGACAGCTGGATATGTAGCAAGACCTGAAAGgtggaagaaagaagaagagagatTCGCAAGTTGGTTTGGCGATGATGATTGA